A window from Corythoichthys intestinalis isolate RoL2023-P3 chromosome 10, ASM3026506v1, whole genome shotgun sequence encodes these proteins:
- the LOC130923011 gene encoding placenta-specific protein 9-like isoform X2, with translation MQGAVDSKRSPRAVPSSACQEHTNLHNRLDVVEKKVEDTVGKLEVELKALLEAIEDTKWRPQLDNSGKTIDILEDPRNIES, from the exons ATGCAGGGGG cGGTGGATTCCAAGAGGTCGCCTCGAGCCGTGCCTTCAAGTGCATGTCAAGAACACACAAATCTTCATAACCGCTTGGATGTTGTGGaaaag AAAGTGGAGGACACGGTGGGCAAGTTGGAGGTTGAGCTGAAGGCTCTTCTGGAGGCCATTGAAGACACTAAGTGGCGCCCCCAATTGGACAATTCAGGAAAAACTATTGACATCCTGGAGGACCCCAGGAACATAGAGTCCTAA